The Astatotilapia calliptera chromosome 17, fAstCal1.2, whole genome shotgun sequence genome has a segment encoding these proteins:
- the LOC113009682 gene encoding mitogen-activated protein kinase 12-like, which translates to MAVRSRTGFYRQEINRTVWEVPERYRDLKQVGTGAYGTVCSAWDRRIGTQVAIKKLHRPFQTKLFAKRAYRELRLLKHMKHENVIGLLDVFTPEISLDRFRDFYLVMPFMGTDLGKLMKLERLSEDRVQFLVYQMLKGLKYIHSAGIIHRDLKPGNLAINPDCELKILDFGLARQADSEMTGYVVTRWYRAPEVILNWMHYTQTVDIWSAGCIMAEMLLGKPLFKGNDHLDQLREIMKITGTPSPDFIVKLQSQDARNYIRSLPKVPKKDLHSIFSKASSNAVCVLEKMLLLDPDQRLSASEALDLPFFSEFRDTEEETEALPYDQTLDNTELPLDLWKRHTFTEILTFRPPKDSKETSL; encoded by the exons ATGGCTGTGCGCTCCAGGACGGGGTTCTACAGGCAGGAGATCAACAGAACCGTGTGGGAGGTACCGGAGCGGTATCGAGACTTGAAGCAGGTCGGAACGGGAGCATATGGGACTGTGTG TTCAGCATGGGACCGCCGGATAGGGACACAGGTGGCCATCAAGAAACTCCACCGGCCTTTCCAGACCAAACTTTTTGCCAAAAGGGCCTACAGAGAGCTGCGACTTCTCAAACACATGAAGCACGAAAAC GTCATTGGGCTGTTGGATGTTTTCACTCCTGAAATCTCACTCGACCGGTTTCGTGACTT TTATCTGGTGATGCCGTTCATGGGCACCGACCTCGGCAAGCTGATGAAGCTGGAGAGGTTATcggaggacagagtgcagttcCTCGTCTATCAGATGCTGAAAGGACTCAAG TATATCCACTCAGCAGGGATCATTCACAGG GATCTTAAACCTGGAAATTTAGCCATTAACCCAGACTGTGAGTTAAAG ATTCTGGATTTTGGCCTGGCGAGGCAGGCTGATTCTGAAATGACCGGCTATGTGGTGACACGGTGGTACAGAGCACCAGAGGTTATCCTCAACTGGATGCACTATACGCAAACTG TGGATATCTGGTCGGCAGGTTGCATAATGGCGGAGATGCTGCTGGGAAAGCCGTTGTTCAAAGGCAACGACC ACCTGGACCAGCTGAGGGAAATCATGAAGATTACAGGAACCCCATCTCCTGACTTTATTGTGAAACTACAAAGTCAAGAT GCCAGAAACTACATCAGAAGCTTACCAAAAGTGCCAAAAAAGGATTTGCACTCAATTTTCTCCAAAGCTAGCTCAAATG CTGTATGTGTCTTGGAAAAGATGCTGCTTCTGGACCCTGACCAGAGGCTGAGCGCCTCTGAGGCGCTTGACCTCCCTTTCTTCAGTGAGTTCAGAGATACGGAGGAGGAGACCGAGGCGCTGCCATACGATCAGACCCTAGACAACACAGAACTGCCGCTGGACCTGTGGAAac GTCACACTTTCACAGAGATACTGACCTTCAGGCCACCCAAGGACTCGAAAGAGACGTCACTTTaa
- the LOC113009330 gene encoding uncharacterized protein LOC113009330 yields MDNTFTSKPKGENTNVIRISVFLFLAGFHPVLSSDGKPSELADSGLKPVIIGPNYVTVGVPSSIECGSSCGTCTYSMSLDGQSAVGQSNMLAFTINSWVPSLTVTCTVSGDNGLSATATKNIQVLAGPTNVSISGPSLMNPTVSHTYNCYAYCQPSCYYSWRTDKGPWIRSQGNVVSITPREMDTSKTVTCKATNRISGLFATATQNIAVTFGPSKVQIEGPDVVEIAETYKYVCTAECHPSCRFLSSVDSQTVRGNVIEMTLDHPLKSVTLKCEAQNTASRKTVTALKTVQMKVIDHSLSTRPEETSALLLLAFGIAAAFTL; encoded by the exons ATGGATAATACCTTCACATCCAAACCaaaaggagaaaacacaaatgtcatCAGAATTTCGGTGTTTCTGTTTCTGGCAG GCTTTCACCCAGTACTGTCTTCAGATGGAAAGCCCTCTGAACTGGCTGACAGTG gCTTGAAACCAGTCATTATTGGCCCAAACTATGTGACGGTGGGTGTGCCAAGCAGCATTGAGTGCGGTTCCAGTTGTGGGACATGTACCTACTCCATGTCTCTGGATGGACAAAGTGCCGTGGGTCAAAGCAACATGCTAGCCTTTACTATTAATAGTTGGGTACCTTCTTTAACAGTGACATGTACAGTCTCAGGCGACAACGGGCTGAGTGCTACGGCAACAAAGAACATCCAGGTTTTAG CTGGACCTACCAATGTTTCCATTTCAGGCCCCAGTTTGATGAATCCCACAGTGAGCCATACCTATAATTGCTATGCGTACTGTCAGCCATCCTGCTACTACAGCTGGAGGACAGATAAAGGCCCATGGATCCGTAGTCAAGGAAATGTTGTTTCTATCACTCCTCGGGAGATGGACACCTCCAAAACTGTCACCTGCAAAGCCACCAATCGCATCTCTGGGCTGTTTGCCACTGCTACTCAAAACATAGCTGTGACAT TTGGACCATCAAAGGTTCAGATTGAAGGCCCAGACGTTGTAGAAATTGCGGAAACGTATAAATACGTGTGTACTGCCGAATGTCACCCTTCTTGTCGCTTCCTGTCGTCTGTGGACAGTCAGACCGTGAGGGGCAATGTGATCGAGATGACACTGGATCATCCGCTTAAATCGGTGACTCTCAAGTGTGAAGCACAAAATACTGCCTCAAGGAAGACAGTTACAGCCCTAAAAACTGTACAGATGAAAG tgatagaccacagtctgtccaCTCGCCCTGAAGAAACTTCAGCCCTGCTGCTCCTTGCCTTCGGCATTGCTGCTGCCTTCACACTGTGA
- the rpap3 gene encoding RNA polymerase II-associated protein 3 isoform X1, with product MQSPEPAGRDMSVGNKAAELQLQMRQNVEELHSFVRELENWEADIKTKDEELRTGVVQEVQKKLPPVRNRDYRAKKREKKKKKEEEVTGDGDTKTEAKQASRIKSYDYQSWDKFDVEKVMEEMDKEEDCPAESNESDSEEASVDPEKALAEKEKGNNFFKDGKYDYAIECYTRGMAADPYNPVLPTNRATSFFRLKKYAVAESDCNLAIALDSKYFKAYARRGAARFALKKYEPALEDYEMVLKLEPDNTEAQNEIKKIREALGHQVAAVASKAAEHLEAPAVDPDQQRQIEEQQRRQEAVFQKDRGNAYFKEGKYEAAVECYTRGMEADHMNVLLPANRAMAYLKLEKFKEAEEDCTKAIFLDSTYSKAFARRGTARVALGKLEEARQDFQQLLKLEPGNKQALNELQKLQMYTGSSGRLQAVNGSQMRTVQPIDKPTHLRSTKPLRRIDIEEISGKIVVPEGESGAYKPLVQEVVKEVEEASSPLSTSPSAKMIKIEELSEVPSQASEKQPKQPEQAETVHPPPEPSTEPSSTGTDLPPPPTNSFQLEADLRRIGNQPETVYRYLKQIKSEAYAKIFHNSLEPDILSLILRTLHDFYIKNEEPAVILETLRSLASVRRFDMAVMFMSSPEKKVLKELFDFLHQADLDRSSITALQKKYGV from the exons ATGCAGTCCCCCGAACCAGCAG GGAGGGACATGTCCGTGGGAAACAAAGCCGCCGAGTTACAGCTTCAGATGCGGCAAAATGTGGAGGAGCTGCACAGCTTTGTGAGGGAGCTGGAGAACTGGGAGGCGGACATCAAGACGAAGGATGAGGAGCTGAGGACAGGGGTGGTTCAGGAGGTTCAG AAAAAACTCCCTCCAGTGAGGAACAGGGACTACAGAGCCAAGAaaagggagaagaagaagaagaaggaggaggaggttaCTGGAGATGGCGACACAAAAACAGAGGCCAAACAGGCTTCGAGAATAAAATCATACGACTATCAATCCTGGGACAAGTTTGATgtg GAAAAGGTAATGGAAGAAATGGATAAGGAGGAAGATTGTCCTGCAGAGTCCAACGAGTCAGACTCGGAGGAAGCTTCAGTAGATCCAGAGAAAGCGCTGGCCGAGAAGGAAAAG ggtaacaatttttttaaagatgggaAGTACGATTACGCGATTGAATGTTACACGAGAGGAATGGCTGCCGATCCTTACAACCCCGTGCTTCCCACAAACAGAGCTACATCATTCTTCAGGCTCAAAAA gtaCGCTGTGGCTGAGTCCGACTGCAACCTGGCAATCGCTCTTGACAGCAAGTATTTCAAAGCGTACGCGCGGAGAGGAGCAGCGCGGTTTGCGCTGAAGAAGTATGAACCTGCATTAGAAG ATTACGAGATGGTTCTCAAGCTCGAGCCTGACAACACGGAGGCAcagaatgaaataaagaaaatcagagAG GCCCTTGGACATCAGGTGGCTGCCGTTGCAAGCAAAGCTGCAGAGCACCTGGAGGCCCCTGCAGTCGATCCTGATCAACAGAGACAGATagaggagcagcagaggagacaGGAGGCGGTTTTCCAGAAGGACAGA GGGAATGCCTACTTCAAAGAAGGGAAATATGAAGCAGCTGTAGAGTGCTACACCCGAGGCATGGAGGCAGACCACATGAACGTGCTGCTGCCCGCCAACAGAGCCATGGCTTATCTCAAGCTGGAGAA GTTTAAGGAGGCGGAGGAGGACTGCACTAAAGCCATTTTCCTGGACAGTACTTACTCCAAGGCTTTCGCCCGGAGAGGTACAGCCAGAGTGGCACTAGGAAAGCTGGAAGAGGCCAGACAAg actttcagcagctgttgaaacTGGAACCTGGAAACAAGCAAGCCCTTAACGAACTCCAGAAACTGCAGATG TACACAGGCTCCAGTGGCCGTCTGCAGGCTGTGAACGGCTCACAGATGAGAACAGTCCAACCAATAGACAAACCAACACACCTTCGCTCAACC aaaCCTCTGAGGAGGATAGACATCGAGGAAATCAGCGGAAAGATTGTGGTGCCCGAGGGGGAATCAGGGGCATACAAGCCCTTGGTGCAGGAAGTGGTGAAGGAAGTAGAGGAGGCGTCTTCTCCCCTGTCTACATCCCCCAGCGCCAAGATGATCAAAATCGAGGAGCTGTCAGAGGTCCCCTCACAGGCATCAGAAAA acagcccaaacaacCAGAGCAGGCAGAAACCGTTCATCCTCCTCCTGAACCATCAACCGAACCTTCCTCAACAGGAACAGACCTGCCTCCTCCACCAACAAACAGCTTCCAGCTGGAGGCGGACCTCCGCAGGATTGGAAACCAGCCCGAAACTGTTTACAGATATCTGAAG CAAATAAAATCTGAGGCTTACGCCAAGATTTTCCACAACTCCCTCGAACCTGATATCCTCAGTCTTATCCTGAGGACTCTACATGACTTCTACATCAa GAATGAAGAGCCGGCCGTCATACTGGAGACTCTCAGGAGTCTTGCAAGCGTGAGGCGCTTCGATATGGCTGTTATGTTCATGTCATCACCAGAGAAGAAAG TGCTCAAAGAACTGTTTGACTTTCTTCACCAAGCCGACCTGGACAGATCATCTATCACGGCTTTGCAGAAGAAGTATGGCGTGTAA
- the rpap3 gene encoding RNA polymerase II-associated protein 3 isoform X2, with protein MSVGNKAAELQLQMRQNVEELHSFVRELENWEADIKTKDEELRTGVVQEVQKKLPPVRNRDYRAKKREKKKKKEEEVTGDGDTKTEAKQASRIKSYDYQSWDKFDVEKVMEEMDKEEDCPAESNESDSEEASVDPEKALAEKEKGNNFFKDGKYDYAIECYTRGMAADPYNPVLPTNRATSFFRLKKYAVAESDCNLAIALDSKYFKAYARRGAARFALKKYEPALEDYEMVLKLEPDNTEAQNEIKKIREALGHQVAAVASKAAEHLEAPAVDPDQQRQIEEQQRRQEAVFQKDRGNAYFKEGKYEAAVECYTRGMEADHMNVLLPANRAMAYLKLEKFKEAEEDCTKAIFLDSTYSKAFARRGTARVALGKLEEARQDFQQLLKLEPGNKQALNELQKLQMYTGSSGRLQAVNGSQMRTVQPIDKPTHLRSTKPLRRIDIEEISGKIVVPEGESGAYKPLVQEVVKEVEEASSPLSTSPSAKMIKIEELSEVPSQASEKQPKQPEQAETVHPPPEPSTEPSSTGTDLPPPPTNSFQLEADLRRIGNQPETVYRYLKQIKSEAYAKIFHNSLEPDILSLILRTLHDFYIKNEEPAVILETLRSLASVRRFDMAVMFMSSPEKKVLKELFDFLHQADLDRSSITALQKKYGV; from the exons ATGTCCGTGGGAAACAAAGCCGCCGAGTTACAGCTTCAGATGCGGCAAAATGTGGAGGAGCTGCACAGCTTTGTGAGGGAGCTGGAGAACTGGGAGGCGGACATCAAGACGAAGGATGAGGAGCTGAGGACAGGGGTGGTTCAGGAGGTTCAG AAAAAACTCCCTCCAGTGAGGAACAGGGACTACAGAGCCAAGAaaagggagaagaagaagaagaaggaggaggaggttaCTGGAGATGGCGACACAAAAACAGAGGCCAAACAGGCTTCGAGAATAAAATCATACGACTATCAATCCTGGGACAAGTTTGATgtg GAAAAGGTAATGGAAGAAATGGATAAGGAGGAAGATTGTCCTGCAGAGTCCAACGAGTCAGACTCGGAGGAAGCTTCAGTAGATCCAGAGAAAGCGCTGGCCGAGAAGGAAAAG ggtaacaatttttttaaagatgggaAGTACGATTACGCGATTGAATGTTACACGAGAGGAATGGCTGCCGATCCTTACAACCCCGTGCTTCCCACAAACAGAGCTACATCATTCTTCAGGCTCAAAAA gtaCGCTGTGGCTGAGTCCGACTGCAACCTGGCAATCGCTCTTGACAGCAAGTATTTCAAAGCGTACGCGCGGAGAGGAGCAGCGCGGTTTGCGCTGAAGAAGTATGAACCTGCATTAGAAG ATTACGAGATGGTTCTCAAGCTCGAGCCTGACAACACGGAGGCAcagaatgaaataaagaaaatcagagAG GCCCTTGGACATCAGGTGGCTGCCGTTGCAAGCAAAGCTGCAGAGCACCTGGAGGCCCCTGCAGTCGATCCTGATCAACAGAGACAGATagaggagcagcagaggagacaGGAGGCGGTTTTCCAGAAGGACAGA GGGAATGCCTACTTCAAAGAAGGGAAATATGAAGCAGCTGTAGAGTGCTACACCCGAGGCATGGAGGCAGACCACATGAACGTGCTGCTGCCCGCCAACAGAGCCATGGCTTATCTCAAGCTGGAGAA GTTTAAGGAGGCGGAGGAGGACTGCACTAAAGCCATTTTCCTGGACAGTACTTACTCCAAGGCTTTCGCCCGGAGAGGTACAGCCAGAGTGGCACTAGGAAAGCTGGAAGAGGCCAGACAAg actttcagcagctgttgaaacTGGAACCTGGAAACAAGCAAGCCCTTAACGAACTCCAGAAACTGCAGATG TACACAGGCTCCAGTGGCCGTCTGCAGGCTGTGAACGGCTCACAGATGAGAACAGTCCAACCAATAGACAAACCAACACACCTTCGCTCAACC aaaCCTCTGAGGAGGATAGACATCGAGGAAATCAGCGGAAAGATTGTGGTGCCCGAGGGGGAATCAGGGGCATACAAGCCCTTGGTGCAGGAAGTGGTGAAGGAAGTAGAGGAGGCGTCTTCTCCCCTGTCTACATCCCCCAGCGCCAAGATGATCAAAATCGAGGAGCTGTCAGAGGTCCCCTCACAGGCATCAGAAAA acagcccaaacaacCAGAGCAGGCAGAAACCGTTCATCCTCCTCCTGAACCATCAACCGAACCTTCCTCAACAGGAACAGACCTGCCTCCTCCACCAACAAACAGCTTCCAGCTGGAGGCGGACCTCCGCAGGATTGGAAACCAGCCCGAAACTGTTTACAGATATCTGAAG CAAATAAAATCTGAGGCTTACGCCAAGATTTTCCACAACTCCCTCGAACCTGATATCCTCAGTCTTATCCTGAGGACTCTACATGACTTCTACATCAa GAATGAAGAGCCGGCCGTCATACTGGAGACTCTCAGGAGTCTTGCAAGCGTGAGGCGCTTCGATATGGCTGTTATGTTCATGTCATCACCAGAGAAGAAAG TGCTCAAAGAACTGTTTGACTTTCTTCACCAAGCCGACCTGGACAGATCATCTATCACGGCTTTGCAGAAGAAGTATGGCGTGTAA